A DNA window from Comamonas sp. 26 contains the following coding sequences:
- a CDS encoding S41 family peptidase yields the protein MGQKIKIAGWISVGVVAGALTTVSLQTLARGGVTPLPLEEIQQLSAVFGLIKTDYVEPVSDKKLITDAISGMVSSLDPHSQYFDKKTYKEFKEGTSGKFVGVGIEITMEDGLIKIVSPIEGSPAFRAGLKTGDLITKIDDTAVKGLTLNDAVKRMRGEPNTKVRLNILRKDESRSFPVTITREEIKTQSVKGKVIEPGYAWIRLSQFQERTVDDFVRKVEEIYKQDPNLKGLVLDLRNDPGGLLDAAVAISAAFLPPDVPVVSTNGQLAESKAVYKASPEFYAQRGFGDPLQRLPAALKKLPLVVLVNEGSASASEIVAGALQDHKRATVMGSQSFGKGSVQTVRPLGPETALKLTTARYYTPSGKSIQAKGIVPDLMVDETPEGNLFAALGMREADLEKHLSSGQGAEVKNDALEKAREEARKRLEEETKKPISERRLPEFGSDKDFQLQQALSKLKGQPVQVSKTLTERKVEDKSDDAAASDKKPAVKKSPEKSESDKSKK from the coding sequence ATGGGTCAAAAAATCAAAATTGCAGGCTGGATCTCTGTAGGCGTGGTCGCTGGTGCGCTGACCACCGTATCACTGCAGACGCTGGCTCGTGGCGGCGTAACGCCTCTGCCACTTGAAGAAATCCAGCAACTGTCGGCCGTTTTTGGTCTGATCAAAACAGATTATGTGGAGCCGGTCAGTGACAAGAAGCTGATCACCGATGCCATCTCCGGCATGGTCTCCAGCCTTGACCCCCACTCCCAGTACTTCGATAAGAAGACATACAAAGAATTCAAGGAAGGCACTTCGGGCAAGTTCGTTGGCGTAGGCATTGAGATCACCATGGAAGATGGCCTGATCAAGATCGTCTCTCCCATCGAAGGCTCGCCAGCCTTCCGCGCAGGCCTCAAGACCGGCGACCTGATCACCAAGATTGATGACACCGCCGTCAAGGGCCTAACGCTCAATGATGCCGTCAAGCGCATGCGTGGCGAGCCCAATACCAAGGTTCGCCTGAACATCCTGCGCAAGGATGAGAGCCGTAGCTTCCCCGTCACCATCACGCGTGAAGAGATCAAAACCCAGTCGGTCAAGGGCAAGGTCATCGAGCCTGGCTACGCTTGGATTCGCCTGAGCCAGTTCCAGGAACGCACGGTCGATGACTTTGTCCGCAAGGTCGAAGAAATCTACAAGCAGGACCCCAACCTCAAGGGGCTGGTGCTGGACCTGCGCAACGACCCGGGCGGCCTGCTGGATGCAGCCGTCGCCATCTCTGCAGCCTTCTTGCCGCCCGATGTGCCCGTGGTTTCCACCAACGGCCAGTTGGCTGAGAGCAAGGCTGTTTATAAGGCATCTCCAGAGTTTTACGCTCAGCGAGGCTTTGGCGACCCCTTGCAACGCCTGCCTGCTGCGCTGAAAAAGCTGCCTCTGGTTGTACTGGTCAACGAAGGCTCGGCCTCTGCCAGCGAAATCGTGGCTGGCGCCTTGCAAGATCACAAGCGCGCTACCGTGATGGGCAGCCAGTCTTTCGGCAAGGGCTCCGTGCAGACGGTGCGCCCCCTGGGCCCAGAGACTGCGCTCAAGCTGACCACTGCACGTTACTACACGCCTAGCGGCAAGTCCATTCAGGCCAAGGGCATCGTCCCCGATCTGATGGTGGACGAAACTCCAGAAGGCAACCTCTTCGCAGCTCTGGGCATGCGTGAAGCGGATCTGGAAAAGCACCTCTCCAGCGGCCAAGGTGCAGAAGTCAAGAACGACGCACTGGAAAAAGCTCGCGAAGAAGCCCGCAAGCGCCTCGAAGAAGAAACGAAAAAGCCCATTTCTGAACGCCGTCTGCCAGAGTTCGGCTCTGACAAGGACTTCCAGCTGCAGCAGGCGCTGAGCAAGCTCAAGGGCCAGCCCGTTCAAGTCAGCAAAACGCTGACAGAGCGCAAAGTTGAAGACAAGTCCGACGATGCGGCCGCTTCAGATAAAAAACCTGCCGTGAAGAAGTCGCCTGAAAAGAGCGAATCCGACAAGAGCAAAAAATAA
- a CDS encoding putative zinc-binding metallopeptidase: MRVFNCEACGHLIYFDSLQCVHCGAAQAFLPDQLRVGVLPPSNTTSDASSSDLTARYRPCAHRHNISLCNFAIEPSDSHQLCVSCRQTEWLPDSSNPANELRWAKIEVSKRRLFYTLAKLGLLDPHGHRVPEPRFSLLADIPGSTPVMTGHASGMITLNVVEADDDERARRRLALREPLRTLIGHLRHESGHFYWDQLIAHSAWLEPFRALFGHENLDYAQALQQHYNKDPLDTRWSQSAISAYATSHPWEDWAETWAHYLHMVDLMETAASYSTSITVPDIPCSGPQLICNPLGNVPLDFSVMQAQWVPLTLLHNSLNRSLGLEDAYPFSISAMAWDKLRFVHDLISDYRQKSGFAVPAL; encoded by the coding sequence ATGCGAGTTTTCAACTGCGAGGCCTGCGGCCATCTGATCTACTTTGACAGTCTGCAATGCGTGCATTGTGGCGCAGCTCAGGCATTTCTGCCAGATCAGCTCAGGGTGGGAGTTCTTCCGCCCTCCAATACAACTTCCGATGCGTCATCTAGCGATCTGACAGCACGCTACCGGCCCTGTGCGCACCGGCACAACATCAGCCTGTGCAATTTTGCGATTGAGCCCTCTGACTCTCACCAGCTCTGTGTTTCCTGCCGCCAGACGGAATGGCTGCCAGACTCCAGCAACCCTGCCAACGAGCTGCGCTGGGCAAAGATTGAAGTTTCCAAGCGGCGTCTGTTCTATACCTTGGCCAAGCTAGGCCTGCTTGACCCTCATGGGCACCGGGTGCCAGAACCCCGGTTCTCACTGCTTGCGGATATTCCCGGCTCCACCCCGGTGATGACGGGCCACGCCAGCGGCATGATTACGCTCAATGTGGTCGAAGCTGACGATGATGAGCGCGCCAGACGTCGCCTTGCACTGCGTGAGCCATTGCGCACGCTGATTGGCCATCTGCGCCACGAATCAGGGCATTTTTACTGGGATCAATTGATAGCGCATAGCGCTTGGCTGGAGCCATTCAGAGCCCTGTTTGGCCACGAAAATCTGGACTACGCGCAAGCCCTGCAACAGCACTACAACAAGGATCCTCTGGACACTCGCTGGAGCCAGAGTGCCATCAGCGCCTATGCCACATCTCACCCATGGGAAGACTGGGCCGAGACCTGGGCGCACTATCTGCACATGGTGGATTTGATGGAGACAGCGGCCAGTTACAGCACCAGCATCACCGTGCCAGACATTCCCTGCTCAGGACCGCAGCTGATCTGCAACCCGCTGGGAAATGTGCCTTTGGACTTTTCTGTGATGCAGGCACAGTGGGTGCCCCTGACGCTGCTGCACAACAGCCTCAACCGCAGTCTGGGGCTTGAGGACGCCTACCCGTTTTCCATCTCAGCCATGGCCTGGGACAAGCTACGCTTTGTGCACGACCTGATCAGCGACTACCGCCAGAAATCTGGCTTTGCAGTCCCGGCCCTTTGA
- a CDS encoding NAD(P)H-dependent glycerol-3-phosphate dehydrogenase, whose protein sequence is MKILVIGAGAWGTAMAISAATHPDKRVVSLWARDPAQAQLMQAERANSRYLPGITFPEPLAVVSGDVMAHAAAADLIVLGTPMAALRRWLGLLKDCRVPVVWLCKGFEAVPADAAPGSFGLMAHEVCQQVAPQLQSGALSGPSFAAEVARQQPTALVAASAHESVSELLVSAFHGDAMRVYANHDIVGVEVGGAVKNVLAIATGLCDGLELGLNARAALVTRGLAEMTRLGVALGAQAETFMGLSGLGDLVLTATGDLSRNRKVGLLLAQGKTLEQAVTSLGHVAEGVYSARTVLARARQVGAEMPITETVVALLDGTLPVTEAVQSLMARDPRGE, encoded by the coding sequence ATGAAAATTCTTGTCATCGGCGCTGGCGCCTGGGGTACGGCCATGGCCATCAGCGCGGCCACCCATCCGGACAAGCGCGTCGTCAGCCTCTGGGCGCGTGACCCGGCGCAGGCGCAGCTCATGCAGGCTGAGCGTGCCAACAGCCGCTATTTGCCCGGCATCACCTTTCCTGAGCCGCTCGCCGTGGTCAGCGGCGATGTGATGGCGCATGCGGCTGCTGCAGATTTGATTGTGCTGGGCACGCCCATGGCGGCGCTGCGTCGGTGGCTGGGCTTGCTCAAGGATTGCCGCGTGCCCGTGGTCTGGTTGTGCAAAGGCTTTGAAGCCGTGCCCGCCGATGCTGCTCCTGGCAGCTTTGGTTTGATGGCGCACGAGGTCTGCCAGCAAGTGGCGCCGCAGCTGCAAAGCGGAGCCCTCAGCGGCCCCAGCTTTGCGGCTGAAGTGGCGCGTCAGCAGCCCACGGCACTGGTCGCGGCCAGCGCGCATGAGAGCGTGAGCGAGCTGCTGGTGTCGGCCTTTCACGGCGATGCCATGCGCGTTTATGCCAACCACGACATCGTGGGGGTAGAGGTGGGCGGTGCCGTCAAGAATGTGCTGGCCATTGCTACCGGCCTGTGCGATGGACTGGAGCTAGGCCTCAATGCCCGTGCAGCGCTGGTGACTCGCGGTCTGGCCGAGATGACGCGCCTGGGTGTGGCGCTGGGCGCGCAGGCAGAGACTTTCATGGGCTTGTCGGGTCTAGGTGATTTGGTGCTGACTGCTACCGGTGATTTGTCACGCAACCGCAAAGTGGGTTTGCTGCTGGCGCAGGGCAAGACGCTGGAGCAGGCTGTGACATCGCTGGGCCATGTGGCCGAGGGTGTTTACAGCGCCCGCACCGTGCTGGCCCGTGCCCGACAGGTTGGAGCGGAGATGCCAATTACCGAAACCGTGGTGGCCTTGCTGGATGGAACCTTGCCAGTGACCGAGGCTGTGCAGTCTTTGATGGCGCGGGATCCGCGCGGCGAGTAA
- the grxC gene encoding glutaredoxin 3, translating to MQAVKMYTTAVCPYCTRAKQILKSKGVEEIEEIRIDFDTAARNHMMEITGRRTVPQIFIGETHVGGCDDLMALDANGGLLPLLQS from the coding sequence ATGCAAGCCGTGAAGATGTACACCACCGCCGTCTGCCCTTATTGCACACGAGCCAAGCAAATTCTCAAGTCCAAGGGTGTTGAGGAGATTGAAGAAATCCGCATTGATTTCGACACCGCTGCCCGCAATCACATGATGGAGATCACCGGCCGCCGCACCGTGCCGCAGATCTTTATTGGCGAGACCCATGTGGGAGGCTGCGACGATTTGATGGCGCTGGATGCCAATGGCGGCCTGCTGCCCCTGCTGCAAAGCTAA
- a CDS encoding HesA/MoeB/ThiF family protein, producing the protein MNDGQLLRYSRHIMLDEIGIEGQERILAAHVVIIGAGGLGSPAALYLGSAGVGRMTIVDNDIVDMTNLQRQIAHTTERIGMPKVDSIRTAVHAINPEVDIRCIQERATDALLNELLPEATLVLDCTDNYKTRQSINAACVRHCIPLIEGAAIRLDGQLMVIDPRASDSPCYACVFPPEAEFEEIQCSTMGVFAPLVGLIGTQQAAEAMKLIVGFGQSSVGRLQMLDARTLEWSTMKIARVKTCVVCGS; encoded by the coding sequence ATGAACGATGGTCAATTGCTGCGCTACTCCCGCCACATCATGCTCGACGAAATCGGCATCGAAGGTCAGGAGCGAATTCTTGCTGCACATGTCGTGATCATTGGCGCAGGTGGCCTGGGCTCCCCTGCTGCACTTTATCTGGGCTCCGCCGGCGTAGGCCGCATGACCATCGTCGACAACGACATCGTGGACATGACCAATCTGCAGCGTCAGATTGCACATACCACCGAGCGCATCGGCATGCCAAAAGTCGACTCCATTCGCACAGCGGTACACGCCATCAACCCCGAGGTTGATATTCGTTGCATTCAGGAACGCGCTACAGATGCTTTGCTCAATGAGCTACTTCCAGAGGCAACCCTCGTTCTGGACTGCACCGATAACTACAAGACCCGCCAATCCATCAACGCGGCCTGCGTGCGCCACTGCATTCCGTTGATAGAAGGCGCTGCCATTCGGCTGGACGGACAACTCATGGTCATCGATCCCCGAGCTTCTGACAGCCCTTGCTATGCCTGCGTCTTCCCGCCTGAGGCTGAGTTTGAAGAAATTCAGTGCTCGACCATGGGCGTTTTTGCGCCGCTAGTGGGGCTCATCGGCACCCAGCAGGCGGCAGAGGCAATGAAGCTGATTGTCGGTTTTGGCCAATCTTCTGTCGGACGACTCCAAATGCTCGATGCACGCACTTTGGAGTGGAGTACGATGAAAATTGCTAGGGTTAAAACCTGTGTGGTTTGCGGAAGCTGA
- a CDS encoding rhodanese-like domain-containing protein: MKFIIDNWYLILIAVASGVMLLLPALRGATGGSLSAAAAVHLINREKAVVLDICEPEEFAAGHVNGAKNLPLSQFEEKLATTVKNKQLPLVLVCASGARAVRAEAIAKKLGYEKAQALAGGLKAWRDAGLPVEKNTP; the protein is encoded by the coding sequence GTGAAATTCATCATCGATAACTGGTATTTGATCCTGATTGCTGTAGCTTCGGGTGTGATGCTGCTCTTGCCCGCCCTGCGCGGTGCTACTGGCGGTTCCCTTTCGGCTGCTGCTGCCGTGCACCTGATCAACCGTGAAAAAGCCGTGGTGCTGGATATATGCGAGCCCGAAGAGTTCGCGGCAGGCCATGTCAACGGAGCCAAGAATCTGCCTCTGAGCCAGTTCGAAGAAAAACTGGCTACGACCGTTAAGAACAAGCAACTGCCCTTGGTGCTGGTCTGCGCATCGGGTGCACGTGCTGTGCGCGCTGAAGCCATTGCCAAGAAGCTGGGCTACGAAAAGGCCCAGGCACTGGCCGGTGGCTTGAAGGCCTGGCGCGATGCGGGTCTGCCTGTTGAGAAAAATACTCCTTGA
- a CDS encoding response regulator transcription factor, protein MIKVGIVDDHAIVRSGLRQFLSEHVDLRVVGEAGNGREAIDLVREQEIDVLLMDLSMPGQSGIDALAMLRAKAPDMGILILSGYPEEHYAINLIRQGASGYLNKECDPQDIAEAIRTVALGRRYLTPAVADLLAQQLNRKDDVPAHEQLSEREFQVFLKLARGETAGDIAKSLSLSVKTVSTYRTRLMEKMGLSSNSDLTYYALKNRLID, encoded by the coding sequence ATGATAAAAGTAGGCATAGTGGATGACCACGCAATTGTTCGTTCGGGATTACGCCAATTCCTGTCTGAACATGTAGACCTGAGGGTGGTTGGAGAAGCAGGCAATGGACGAGAGGCCATTGACTTGGTACGAGAGCAAGAGATTGATGTGCTGCTGATGGATTTGTCTATGCCAGGGCAAAGTGGCATTGATGCACTGGCAATGCTCCGAGCTAAAGCGCCGGACATGGGGATTTTGATTCTCAGTGGATACCCTGAGGAGCACTATGCAATCAACTTGATTCGCCAAGGTGCCAGCGGATATCTAAACAAGGAATGTGATCCTCAAGATATTGCCGAGGCGATTCGAACTGTTGCGCTGGGGCGACGTTATCTGACACCTGCAGTAGCTGACCTTCTGGCACAGCAACTCAATCGCAAAGATGATGTGCCTGCACACGAGCAACTGTCTGAGCGCGAGTTTCAGGTGTTTCTGAAACTGGCTCGTGGTGAGACTGCTGGTGATATTGCGAAATCACTTTCTTTAAGCGTCAAGACTGTCAGCACTTACCGAACAAGATTGATGGAGAAAATGGGGCTTTCTTCCAATAGTGATTTGACATATTACGCGTTAAAAAATCGTTTGATCGATTAA
- a CDS encoding BON domain-containing protein: MKNMTRALAFSFVALTAVLGTTACSVARDQQTVGSYVDDAGITTAVKAKMAEDKSVSATAISVETLKGVVQLSGFAKSDAEKARAGEIARTTKNVREVRNSIVVKP; this comes from the coding sequence ATGAAGAACATGACTCGTGCTTTGGCTTTCAGCTTCGTTGCCCTCACTGCCGTTCTGGGCACTACCGCTTGCTCGGTCGCTCGTGACCAGCAAACAGTAGGCTCCTACGTTGATGACGCTGGCATCACCACCGCGGTGAAAGCCAAGATGGCTGAAGACAAGAGCGTGTCTGCCACTGCTATCAGCGTGGAAACATTGAAGGGCGTTGTACAGCTGTCAGGCTTTGCCAAGTCTGATGCAGAAAAAGCACGCGCTGGTGAAATTGCCCGCACAACAAAGAATGTTCGCGAAGTGCGCAACAGTATTGTGGTCAAACCCTGA
- a CDS encoding CHASE3 domain-containing protein: MRWTNIRKIAVSLTIAIIAAVLMVSINEAGYKRSLQALDTLTQTQSTRAKLNLLMQQILDAETGLRGYLLTGKERYLEPYNSANAAISGSMDELRRIFIMDPKELASFTPLARQVERKTSEMELSLRLYRQGNNEAWRFVMFTDIGIENMDAIREHIKTLVDSIDQRAKANLADIEQTLSLSRIGIATVTALGILGFFMYLRQANALQHSHQREQEIQREERNRLEEVVSERTATLTELATHLQQVREDERGHLARELHDELGSLLTAAKLDVARLKSKIDISTPEVSERVAHLIETLNSGIALKRRIIEDLRPSSLSNLGLTTALEILTREFGERSNIEVECSLEPVDLTESTQLTVYRIVQESLTNIGKYAKANHVIVTVHNYPTYVAVQIQDDGQGFELASMRPNSHGLAGMKHRVEAVGGRLTVASQPSKGTTISAVIPLAMVNA, from the coding sequence ATGCGCTGGACCAATATCCGCAAAATTGCAGTCAGCCTGACGATAGCGATCATTGCGGCTGTCTTAATGGTAAGTATTAATGAAGCTGGCTATAAACGATCCTTGCAGGCGCTGGATACGCTCACCCAGACACAAAGCACAAGGGCCAAGCTGAATTTGCTGATGCAGCAAATACTGGACGCAGAGACTGGTCTGCGTGGCTATCTGCTTACAGGAAAAGAACGCTATTTAGAGCCTTATAACTCCGCGAATGCAGCCATTAGCGGCAGTATGGATGAGTTGCGCCGCATCTTCATCATGGATCCCAAGGAGCTGGCATCCTTCACGCCACTGGCCCGCCAAGTCGAGCGCAAGACCAGCGAAATGGAGCTGAGCCTGCGCTTGTATCGACAAGGCAACAACGAGGCATGGCGCTTTGTGATGTTTACCGATATCGGCATAGAAAACATGGACGCCATCCGGGAACACATCAAAACACTGGTTGACAGCATCGACCAGCGCGCCAAAGCCAACCTTGCTGATATCGAACAAACGCTGAGCTTGTCCCGCATCGGTATTGCAACCGTGACTGCGCTAGGCATTCTTGGTTTCTTCATGTACTTGCGCCAAGCGAACGCCCTGCAGCATTCGCACCAGCGCGAGCAAGAAATTCAGCGTGAAGAGCGCAATCGACTCGAAGAGGTGGTGAGTGAGCGAACTGCCACACTGACAGAACTGGCAACCCACCTGCAGCAGGTACGCGAAGATGAGCGTGGTCATCTGGCACGTGAACTCCACGATGAGCTGGGATCCCTGCTAACCGCCGCCAAGCTAGATGTGGCAAGACTCAAATCAAAGATTGATATCTCAACACCCGAAGTCTCAGAACGAGTCGCTCACTTGATCGAAACGCTCAACAGCGGGATTGCACTCAAGCGCCGCATCATTGAAGACCTGCGCCCCTCATCCCTCTCCAATCTGGGCCTGACTACGGCTTTGGAAATTTTGACCCGAGAGTTTGGTGAGCGCAGCAATATCGAAGTGGAATGCAGTCTGGAGCCTGTCGATTTGACGGAGTCAACCCAGCTAACGGTATACCGCATCGTTCAGGAATCTCTGACCAATATTGGCAAATACGCCAAAGCCAACCATGTGATAGTGACCGTGCACAACTACCCTACCTATGTAGCTGTGCAGATTCAGGATGATGGTCAAGGCTTTGAACTGGCCAGCATGCGCCCTAACTCCCACGGGCTGGCAGGCATGAAGCACCGCGTTGAAGCCGTAGGTGGCAGACTCACCGTAGCCTCGCAACCCAGCAAAGGAACGACTATTTCAGCCGTCATCCCACTGGCCATGGTGAATGCCTGA
- a CDS encoding DUF1328 domain-containing protein: protein MLHYAIVFFVIALIAAIFGFGGIAASAAGIAKILFFVFIVMAVITFLVGLVKK, encoded by the coding sequence ATGCTGCACTACGCTATTGTCTTTTTTGTCATCGCCTTGATTGCCGCCATCTTTGGCTTCGGCGGCATCGCAGCCAGCGCTGCAGGCATCGCCAAAATCCTGTTCTTTGTCTTCATCGTGATGGCCGTTATCACCTTCTTGGTTGGGCTGGTGAAGAAGTAA
- the secB gene encoding protein-export chaperone SecB, producing the protein MAEQDNSPVFQIQRVYLKDLSLEQPNSPAILLEQEQPSVDIQLGVEATPVAEGVYEVAVTATVQTKIQDKTVFLVEAKQAGIFEIRNVPEDQMGGVIGIACPQIIYPYLRGNVADVVTRAGFPPVHLAEINFQAMYEQQQAAAAAQTEGQLPQ; encoded by the coding sequence ATGGCCGAACAAGACAACAGCCCCGTGTTCCAGATCCAACGCGTGTACCTGAAGGATCTGTCCCTGGAGCAGCCTAACTCTCCCGCCATCTTGCTGGAGCAAGAGCAGCCTAGTGTTGACATTCAGCTGGGCGTGGAAGCCACTCCCGTGGCTGAAGGCGTGTACGAAGTGGCCGTGACAGCGACCGTTCAGACCAAGATTCAGGACAAGACCGTGTTCCTGGTCGAAGCCAAGCAAGCTGGCATCTTCGAAATCCGCAACGTGCCTGAAGACCAGATGGGTGGCGTGATCGGCATTGCCTGCCCCCAGATCATTTACCCCTACCTGCGCGGCAACGTGGCTGACGTGGTGACCCGCGCTGGCTTCCCTCCTGTGCACCTGGCCGAAATCAACTTCCAGGCCATGTACGAGCAACAACAAGCCGCTGCCGCCGCACAGACTGAAGGCCAGTTGCCCCAGTAA
- a CDS encoding response regulator — MKLRTFFVEDNPTIRENLIATLAELADVEAVGLAETEADASEWLSINQGAWDLVIVDLFLREGSGLGVVTSFQHRLPSQKLLVLSNYATADVRERCLELNADAVFDKSNEIDALIDFCIDLNTAKA; from the coding sequence GTGAAATTGCGCACTTTTTTCGTTGAAGACAACCCTACGATTCGCGAGAACCTGATTGCGACGCTGGCGGAGCTTGCAGATGTCGAAGCGGTGGGTCTCGCAGAGACTGAGGCTGACGCATCGGAGTGGCTGAGCATCAACCAGGGCGCATGGGATCTCGTCATCGTAGATCTATTCCTACGCGAAGGTAGTGGCCTTGGCGTGGTCACCAGCTTCCAGCATCGCCTTCCATCGCAAAAGCTGCTGGTACTCAGCAACTATGCAACAGCAGATGTTCGTGAGCGCTGCCTTGAACTGAATGCTGATGCAGTATTTGACAAATCTAATGAAATCGATGCCCTCATCGACTTTTGCATTGATCTAAACACAGCGAAAGCCTGA
- the gpmA gene encoding 2,3-diphosphoglycerate-dependent phosphoglycerate mutase, producing MYKLVLIRHGESTWNLENRFTGWTDVDLTATGVEQAKKAGQLLKAEGFDFDVAYTSMLKRAIRTLWHVQDEMDRTWLPVVHSWRLNERHYGGLQGLNKADTAKKYGDDQVLVWRRSYDVPPPALEATDPRSERGDVRYAKLQPEQIPLTECLKDTVERVVPFWSESIAPAIKAGKRIVITAHGNSIRALIKYLDNIADDAIVGVNVPNGIPLVYELDADLKPIRHYYLGDAEAAAKAAAAVAAQGKA from the coding sequence ATGTACAAGCTCGTTCTGATCCGCCACGGTGAATCCACCTGGAACCTAGAAAACCGCTTCACCGGCTGGACCGATGTGGATCTGACTGCCACCGGCGTCGAACAGGCCAAAAAGGCCGGTCAACTGCTCAAGGCAGAAGGCTTCGACTTCGATGTGGCCTATACCAGCATGCTCAAGCGTGCGATCCGCACCCTCTGGCATGTGCAAGATGAAATGGACCGCACCTGGCTGCCCGTGGTGCATAGCTGGCGCCTCAACGAACGCCACTACGGCGGTCTGCAAGGCCTGAACAAGGCTGATACTGCCAAGAAGTATGGCGATGATCAGGTTCTGGTCTGGCGCCGCAGCTACGATGTGCCGCCTCCTGCACTGGAAGCCACGGATCCCCGCAGCGAGCGCGGCGATGTGCGCTACGCCAAGCTGCAGCCCGAGCAGATCCCGCTGACCGAATGCCTCAAAGACACCGTTGAGCGCGTTGTTCCTTTCTGGAGCGAGTCCATTGCCCCCGCCATCAAGGCAGGCAAGCGCATCGTCATCACGGCGCACGGCAACTCCATCCGCGCTCTGATCAAGTATCTGGACAATATCGCCGATGACGCCATCGTAGGTGTGAACGTCCCCAACGGCATCCCTCTCGTGTATGAGCTGGATGCCGATCTCAAGCCAATTCGCCACTACTACCTGGGCGATGCCGAAGCGGCAGCCAAGGCAGCCGCTGCAGTCGCAGCTCAGGGCAAGGCCTGA
- a CDS encoding DMT family transporter: MPKHPAPSVHRHTLTGIGFTVLACACFSILDTGSKYAGALLPLLMALWLRYVLQSALTVGFGVARHGLDIFRTQRPGFQLLRAILFCMSNALAMLSLRYLPLAEFTAIVALTPLALTLVAAVWLRQQVSPLRWVLVALGFAGTLVIIRPGGMQFSGWALVWPALQLAANTAYQVLSSRMAGKERPLTTQIYTSLLALSVTCMALPWIWQLPNTAALWLAAIAMGVGSTVGHLMLLKAYEKAEPATITPFLYSQIPCALLAGWLLYGHIPDQWAVLGMAVVALCGAASAWLSMRESR, translated from the coding sequence ATGCCAAAGCACCCTGCCCCTTCAGTCCATCGCCACACGCTGACGGGCATTGGCTTTACGGTGCTGGCCTGTGCCTGCTTTTCCATACTGGATACCGGCTCCAAATACGCGGGTGCCTTGCTGCCGCTGCTGATGGCACTGTGGCTGCGCTATGTGCTGCAGTCGGCCTTGACGGTCGGTTTTGGCGTGGCGCGCCATGGGCTGGATATTTTTCGCACGCAGCGCCCGGGGTTTCAGTTGCTGCGCGCTATTTTGTTTTGCATGAGCAACGCGCTGGCCATGCTCAGCCTGCGCTATCTGCCGCTGGCAGAGTTCACCGCCATCGTGGCGCTGACGCCGCTGGCTCTGACACTGGTTGCGGCTGTGTGGCTGCGCCAGCAGGTCAGCCCGCTGCGCTGGGTGCTGGTGGCTCTGGGCTTTGCGGGCACGCTGGTCATCATCCGCCCGGGCGGTATGCAGTTCAGCGGCTGGGCGCTGGTCTGGCCTGCGTTGCAGCTCGCAGCCAATACGGCCTATCAAGTGCTGAGCAGCCGCATGGCCGGCAAGGAGCGCCCGCTGACCACACAGATCTACACCAGCCTGCTGGCGCTGAGCGTGACCTGCATGGCCCTGCCCTGGATCTGGCAGCTGCCAAATACAGCAGCGCTGTGGCTGGCGGCTATTGCCATGGGCGTGGGCAGTACCGTGGGACACCTGATGCTTCTCAAAGCCTATGAAAAGGCCGAGCCCGCCACCATCACACCGTTTCTCTACAGCCAGATTCCCTGCGCCTTGCTGGCCGGCTGGCTGCTCTATGGCCATATCCCCGACCAGTGGGCCGTGCTTGGCATGGCCGTCGTTGCGCTGTGCGGAGCGGCCAGTGCCTGGCTGAGCATGCGAGAAAGTCGCTAG